CAGCCATCACTTCTGCTGCGTGACGACCAGTGTCCATCCCAACCACGTCCAACAAGTAAGCCGGTCCCATCGGCCAACCGAATTTTTTGCTCATGACCTTATCTACCTGCTGGAAGTCAGCACCATCGCGTACTAACTTGGTAAAACCGCCGAAGTATGGGAACAAGACGCGATTAACAAAAAATCCAGGGCAATCATTCACAACCACAGGGGATTTACCCATTTTGCTGGCGTAAGCCACCACGCTCGCCACCGTCTCATCCGAAGTTTTCTCACCACGAATTACTTCAACCAATGGCATTTTGTGTACCGGGTTAAAGAAATGCATGCCGCAGAATTTTTCAGGACGCTTCAGTGACTTGGCCAAACGATCAATCGAAATGGTCGAGGTGTTCGAGCAAATAATGGCATTCTCAGGCATTAAGCCCTCAACCTCACTCAGCACAGACGCTTTGACTTTTGGGTTTTCAACCACAGCTTCAACCACGATATCGGTATGTTTGATTTCTTCATAGCTGAGGGTCGGCTTAATACTGGCAATACCTTTGGCCATTTTATCGGTCGAAATTTTGCCGTACTTAACACCTTTACCAAACAACTTAATGGCTTCGTCCATGCCCGCTTCTAGTGCATCTGGATTGATGTCTTTCATAATCGCCGGGACGCCACGTGATGCCGACTGGTAAGCAATGCCGCCACCCATGATTCCAGCACCCAGTACAGTCGCATTCTTTACTTCAACATCCGCGGTTTTAGAGGCTATTTTGGCTTTTTTCTTTAATACCTGATCATTCAAGAACAGCTGAATCAGAGCCGACGCTTGTTCCGTTTGCGCCATATCCGCAAACGCTTCATGCTCAGCACGAATCGCGTCTTCAAGAGACATACCCGCACTGTGCTCGATCAACTCAACACCACGAACCGGCGCAGGGTAGTGTGGCCCCGCCTGACTCGCGATATAGGCTTTCGAGGTCATAAAGGACATCATGCCTTCGGTTTTATTTAGCTGCAAAGGCGCTTTCTTTTCTGCACGACGCGCTTTCCAATCCAGCTCGCCCTCAGCTGCCTGCAATAACATCTCTTTTGTGCTTGCCACTAAATGCTCAGAATCGACCACGGCGTCTAGCGTGCCAATGGCCAGAGCCTTCTCAGCCTTGTATGCTTTACCGGTTGATAACCACTCAAATGCATTATCCGGGCCTATCAATCTGGCTAACCGAACACTTCCGCCAAAACCAGGCACTAAACCCAGCTTCGACTCTGGTAAACCGACTTGCGCTTTTGGGCTAGCGATACGGAAGTCGCAGGTTAAACACATTTCTAATCCACCGCCTAGCGCGATGCCATCGATTGCCGCGGCAGTTGGGTAAGGTAAATCTTCAAAGCCTGTGAACACTTCATTCGCTTCAACCAACCAGCCCAGTAACTCTTCACGGCTGGAAGCAAACAGCTCATTAAATTCTGTAATATCAGCACCCACAATAAATACGGGTTTAGCGCTGGTCGCAATAACCGCTTTAACCTCTTTGTGGTCTTTTAACAGCTCATTGACTTGGCGCCATTCGCTCAAGGTAGCTCGGTCAAACTTATTAACCGACTCATTTTGATTGTTAAAACACATCTCAGCGATACCGTTATCGCTCAGTCTGCATTGAATCGACTGACCTTCGAAAATCATTCTGTTTCTCCGTTTTGATTATCAGATAATGGAGTTGGACTTTTGGCCGCTCTGATTAAAGTAGATTAGGACAAACCAGTGTACTTCAACCCAGCTTCAGGTCTCAACTACATCTGTACGGCTGTATCTGGTCTGACCAATCATAACGAACTTTTTATCTGAACAAAAGCGTCTATTCCTGAGCATCCACAATAATTGTTGCTTTTGTGACCGACCGATTCTTTCCTTGCCCACCAAGGGGCCGATCTGAAATAATGTTGCCTTATTGTCTTAAATTTAATGGTAGTTTTATGACTGACGCAGAGCTAAAACCTTTATTCTCTGAGCACATTGACACGATTACCAAGCGTTATCAAGACGCTATGCAGCGTCATGGCTTCGATCACCTGCTTATTCCGGCCGGTTCGATGCACGGTATTTTCTTGGATGATATGTCCTATCCATTCAAGTCGAATTTCCACTTCAACAGTTTCATTCCGCACGATGATCTTCACGACAGCACCATTATTATCTCAGCCAAGGGTGAGCGCACCCTATGCTACTACCAGCCGGTAGATTTCTGGCATAAAGTTGCCGGCGATCCCGATGGCTTCTGGGTTGAGCACTTTGATATCAAAATGATGCGCAAAAAAGATGAAGTCCGTGCTTTCATGCCGTCTGACGGCACTATCGCCTTTATTGGTGAGATGGCTTATCCTTTCTTGGATGAGGATTTTGATGCCATCAATCCTGGCAACCTAATTAATGAAATCAACTGGCACCGCGCCATCAAAACAAATTACGAGATAGAGTGCTCGGCACTGGCGAACAAGCGCGCTGCAATGGGCCACATGGCTGCTCGCGACATGTTCTACAATCAAGGTTCTGAGCTCGAAATCCATTTAGCCTACTTATTGGCTAGTGGTCATCACGAAGCTCAGCTTCCGTATAACAGCATCGTGGCGCTTAATGAAAACGCCTCTATTTTGCACTACATGCATTATGATGCGGAACGCCCAAGCGAACATCGCACTTTCTTGATTGACGCTGGTGCTCGATACAACAGCTACGATGCCGATATCACCCGCACCTATGCGTTTGACAAAGACACCGAGTTTGCTGATCTCATCAATACCATGGAGCAACTTCACTTAGGTATCGTTGATCGGGTCAAACCAGGTCAGTCTTATGTTGACCTACACGTTGATACCCACTTAGAAATCGCCAAGGTGCTTAATCAATACAAGATTTGCGATATGAGCCCTGAGGCTATGCTTGAGAATGGTGTAACGCGGACTTTCTTCCCACACGGTCTAGGCCATCAAATCGGTCTGCAAGTCCATGATGTCGGTGGTCACCAAGCCAATGCTGACGGCGATCCGGCGCCACCGCCACAAGAGCACCCGTTTTTGAGGAACACTCGACCTATCGAGAAAAATCAAATTCTCACCATCGAGCCAGGCCTCTATTTCATTAAGTCACTGTTGGCTGATCTTAAGGCGAGCGAACACGGCTCCAGCATTAACTGGGATCGTATCGAAGCGTTCCGCCCTTATGGCGGCATTCGAATCGAGGACGACATTGTGGTGACAGAAAGCGGTCACCGCAACCTAACCCGTGCTTACTTGAAATAATCGGTTATTCCTTTAACAACCAATGAGTAAATCGACAACCGCTTACCGCGTGCCCAACCATGAGGTAAGCGAACCTTTCACGGTTGAAGACATCATTAAAGGCAGTCGATTCATTACTCGAATGGTCTTCACACCTTCTGTTGATAAGGCCAAAGCATTCATCAAACAACTGAACAACGACGAACCTGACGCCACTCACCATTGCTGGGCGTACATTGTCGGAAACCCCGAAAGTACCACCTTGATTGCTTGCTCGGATGACGGTGAACCCAGTGGTACCGCTGGCATGCCAATGTTAAATGTTCTACAACACAGTAAGGTGGGGGATATTACCGCTGTAGTCACTCGCTATTATGGTGGCACCAAACTTGGCACGGGTGGACTTGCTCGCGCGTACAGCGGCGGCGTTAAGTCTGCTTTAGAGGCTGTAAGTACCCACACAAAAATCTATACGGTTTCTGCAGAGGTCTCTTGCTCATACGAACTTCAGAATCAAGTTCGCTATCTTCTGGATGAGCATCAGGCACAAAATATAGCCGAACATTTCACTGACAAAGTCGTTATAATGGCTGATATTCCAACCGATCAACTGTCCGCATTTTTATCCTCGGTTGAAGCTTATGAAAACAAACAACAACTTAGTATTAAGGTAGATCATGACAGCGCTTAAACATATCCATATGACCTTGGCGATCATTACTATTCTTGGTTTTTTGCTGAGAAGCTTTTGGTTATTCCGTCAAAGCCCAAGCTTGAACAAAAAGTGGGTCAAAATTAGTCCTCACGTTATTGATACCTTTTTACTTGGAACGGGTATTGCTTATTGGGCAACCTACTATGGCGCGGTGTTTCAGCCATGGATCATCGCCAAACTTATCATGATTGTGCTCTATATCGGTTTTGGTATTGTGACCTTTAAAGCCAACACCAAAGGTCTGCGCGCTCTGGTCTTTACCCTTGCAATTGTTAGCTTTGCCACCATACTCTATTTAGCACGCACCAAATCGTTACCTTGGTAACCACGACAAGAGGTCTCATCAAATGATTGATCCTAAAAAGCTGGATGACATTGCTAAGAAACTCTCTGATTCAGTACCAGAGCGTCTAAAAACAGCCAAAGACGAAATGAGCAAGCAATTTAAACAAGTGCTACAGACTCAGCTGGGTAAACTCGACTTGGTTTCGCGCGATGAATTCGATACTCAGACACAAGTCCTGCTTCGCACACGCCAAAAGTTGGAAGAACTCGAAAAAAAGCTGTCAGAAATCGAAAACCGCTAATCATAATTCCCAAGCGACCTACTCTGGTCGCTTTTATCATCTGCAACAACAATTCCAGACTTGCCTTTTACCGTCGTTTGTATAATCTGATTATAAGGGAACATAACGACTTAAACTTATGCTATTAATTGGCGGCAACCCACAAAAAGAGCACATTCTACTTAACCCTAAAATGGCTAATCGCCACGGACTTGTTGCTGGCGCAACAGGAACCGGTAAGACCGTGACGCTACAAGTCTTGGCAGAAGGTTTCTCAAAAATGGGAGTGCCGGTGTTTACCGCCGATGTTAAGGGTGACCTTTCTGGTGTTGCCACAGCGGCTGGTAGCCACCCAAAAATCACTGAACGGATTGACACGATTGGCATTACCAATTATCAAGCACACGATAACCCGGTTATTTTTTGGGATGTCTTTGGTAAGCATGGCCACCCTGTCAGAACGACGATTTCTGAAATGGGCCCCATCCTGCTTTCAAACCTTCTTGAGCTCAATAATACGCAGGAAGGTGTCCTTCATATCGCGTTTGATATCGCTGACGAACAAGGACTATTGTTGTTAGATATCAAAGACTTGCGGTCCATGCTCAATTGGCTTAGTGATAACCGCCAAGAAATTATGCGTGAATACGGTAATGTTTCTCCGCAAAGTGTTGCTGCCATCGTACGCCGCCTTCTAGTCCTTGAAAATTCTGGTGGCGATCAGTTCTTTGGTGAGCCCGCACTCAACATTAAAGACATGATGCGTACCGACATAGATGGTCGTGGCCTTATCAATATTTTGCACAGTAAGGAATTAATGCTGAATCCCCGTATCTATTCAACATTCTTGCTGTGGCTCCTGTCAGAACTCTTCGAAGAGTTAGAGGAAGTCGGCGATCCAGATAAACCTCGTTTGGTCTTTTTTTTCGATGAAGCCCACCTCCTTTTTGAGAATGCGCCAAAAGCGTTACTCGATCGAATTGAACAGGTTGTTCGTTTGATCCGCTCAAAAGGCGTTGGAGTTTTCTTTGTCACACAGCATCCTACGGATATACCAGAAGATGTACTCGGCCAATTAGGCAATCGTATCCAACATGCCCTTCGCGCCTTTACCCCAAAGGATTTTAAAGCCGTTAGAACGGCTGCAGAAACTTTTCGCCCCAATCCTGAGCTTGATACCGAAGCCTTAATCACTCAGCTTGGTGTTGGCGAAGCGTTGGTTTCTGTTCTGGATGAGAAGGGACGGCCCAGCATTGTTCAACAAACGTTAATTTGCCCACCTGAATCCCGTATTGGCCCACTCAAACCCAATGAACGAGAAAACGTGTTTAACACCTCTCCGGTTAAAGGGCTTTATGATACAGCTGTCGATCGTGAATCAGCGTATGAAGTGTTATTAGCCAAGGAGCAGAAACTCAAAGAGCGTCAGGAAAAAGAAATGGCAGAGGCTAAACGCCTGCGTGAAAAGGAAGAAAACGCGAAAGCTTCTCGTAAAAAGCAAAGCCGTCGCTCCAATCGACAAGGGGTTGGTGAAACCTTCTTAAAAACACTGGCTAGAACCCTTGGTTCTAACCTAGGAAAAAAACTACTTCGCGGCATACTGGGCTCCATCACCGGAAGTAAGTAATCACTTCTAAAAGTGTTCAATAAAAAGGTGCATGAACGCACCTTTTAATATCTTTAACTCGGTTATCCGGTTAATCCTTCAACAAGAAGGTTACCTTTAACACCACTCGAAACCCAACAACATCACCATTTTCTATAACCGCTTGTTGTTCTTTTACCCAGGCAGCTTTAACCTGATCAAGCGTTTTATTCGCTCGTTTAACACCCTGCACCACAGCATCTTCAAAACTCTTTTCCGACTCAACGATAATTTCTGTAACTTTTGCAATTGACATAACAGCTCCTTTTTTATCCATCTTCGTATATCCCTTTTCATATTACGTATATTTCCTGTATAAACAAGGATGTAGTAACAACATTTGTAAAATAATCAGCGACTTGAGGTTTTTATGTTTTCCGTTACCGACACCCCTTACCTTGTACCTTTTGATAATTCTTTCGACTTAACTCAAATGGCAACCACTGTTTCATCGGAACGCTCAAGCCCGCAGCTAAAGAAACACTACAAAAAAAACCGCAAACAACTCTACTTAGAACAACAAAAGCTCTATGCCGATAACCGTTATAGCGTTTTGTTTGTCTTTCAAGCCATGGATGCCGCCGGTAAGGACAGTACTATTCGACATGTTTTTCGAGGGGTAA
The DNA window shown above is from Kangiella marina and carries:
- a CDS encoding dodecin family protein, with the translated sequence MSIAKVTEIIVESEKSFEDAVVQGVKRANKTLDQVKAAWVKEQQAVIENGDVVGFRVVLKVTFLLKD
- a CDS encoding YigZ family protein gives rise to the protein MSKSTTAYRVPNHEVSEPFTVEDIIKGSRFITRMVFTPSVDKAKAFIKQLNNDEPDATHHCWAYIVGNPESTTLIACSDDGEPSGTAGMPMLNVLQHSKVGDITAVVTRYYGGTKLGTGGLARAYSGGVKSALEAVSTHTKIYTVSAEVSCSYELQNQVRYLLDEHQAQNIAEHFTDKVVIMADIPTDQLSAFLSSVEAYENKQQLSIKVDHDSA
- a CDS encoding SirB2 family protein, which codes for MTALKHIHMTLAIITILGFLLRSFWLFRQSPSLNKKWVKISPHVIDTFLLGTGIAYWATYYGAVFQPWIIAKLIMIVLYIGFGIVTFKANTKGLRALVFTLAIVSFATILYLARTKSLPW
- the pepQ gene encoding Xaa-Pro dipeptidase, whose translation is MTDAELKPLFSEHIDTITKRYQDAMQRHGFDHLLIPAGSMHGIFLDDMSYPFKSNFHFNSFIPHDDLHDSTIIISAKGERTLCYYQPVDFWHKVAGDPDGFWVEHFDIKMMRKKDEVRAFMPSDGTIAFIGEMAYPFLDEDFDAINPGNLINEINWHRAIKTNYEIECSALANKRAAMGHMAARDMFYNQGSELEIHLAYLLASGHHEAQLPYNSIVALNENASILHYMHYDAERPSEHRTFLIDAGARYNSYDADITRTYAFDKDTEFADLINTMEQLHLGIVDRVKPGQSYVDLHVDTHLEIAKVLNQYKICDMSPEAMLENGVTRTFFPHGLGHQIGLQVHDVGGHQANADGDPAPPPQEHPFLRNTRPIEKNQILTIEPGLYFIKSLLADLKASEHGSSINWDRIEAFRPYGGIRIEDDIVVTESGHRNLTRAYLK
- the ubiK gene encoding ubiquinone biosynthesis accessory factor UbiK; this translates as MIDPKKLDDIAKKLSDSVPERLKTAKDEMSKQFKQVLQTQLGKLDLVSRDEFDTQTQVLLRTRQKLEELEKKLSEIENR
- the fadB gene encoding fatty acid oxidation complex subunit alpha FadB, with protein sequence MIFEGQSIQCRLSDNGIAEMCFNNQNESVNKFDRATLSEWRQVNELLKDHKEVKAVIATSAKPVFIVGADITEFNELFASSREELLGWLVEANEVFTGFEDLPYPTAAAIDGIALGGGLEMCLTCDFRIASPKAQVGLPESKLGLVPGFGGSVRLARLIGPDNAFEWLSTGKAYKAEKALAIGTLDAVVDSEHLVASTKEMLLQAAEGELDWKARRAEKKAPLQLNKTEGMMSFMTSKAYIASQAGPHYPAPVRGVELIEHSAGMSLEDAIRAEHEAFADMAQTEQASALIQLFLNDQVLKKKAKIASKTADVEVKNATVLGAGIMGGGIAYQSASRGVPAIMKDINPDALEAGMDEAIKLFGKGVKYGKISTDKMAKGIASIKPTLSYEEIKHTDIVVEAVVENPKVKASVLSEVEGLMPENAIICSNTSTISIDRLAKSLKRPEKFCGMHFFNPVHKMPLVEVIRGEKTSDETVASVVAYASKMGKSPVVVNDCPGFFVNRVLFPYFGGFTKLVRDGADFQQVDKVMSKKFGWPMGPAYLLDVVGMDTGRHAAEVMAEGFPDRMSKEEKDAIDVMFESDRYGQKSGKGFYVYGTDKKGRTTKEADPKAYELLKEIASESQEFSDEEVIARTMLPMIIETIRCLEEGIIDSPAEGDMALIYGLGFPPFRGGVFKYVDEQGINTIVELAEKYQHLGKAYEPTAGMVEMAKSGKKFYQSDVS
- a CDS encoding helicase HerA-like domain-containing protein, which encodes MLLIGGNPQKEHILLNPKMANRHGLVAGATGTGKTVTLQVLAEGFSKMGVPVFTADVKGDLSGVATAAGSHPKITERIDTIGITNYQAHDNPVIFWDVFGKHGHPVRTTISEMGPILLSNLLELNNTQEGVLHIAFDIADEQGLLLLDIKDLRSMLNWLSDNRQEIMREYGNVSPQSVAAIVRRLLVLENSGGDQFFGEPALNIKDMMRTDIDGRGLINILHSKELMLNPRIYSTFLLWLLSELFEELEEVGDPDKPRLVFFFDEAHLLFENAPKALLDRIEQVVRLIRSKGVGVFFVTQHPTDIPEDVLGQLGNRIQHALRAFTPKDFKAVRTAAETFRPNPELDTEALITQLGVGEALVSVLDEKGRPSIVQQTLICPPESRIGPLKPNERENVFNTSPVKGLYDTAVDRESAYEVLLAKEQKLKERQEKEMAEAKRLREKEENAKASRKKQSRRSNRQGVGETFLKTLARTLGSNLGKKLLRGILGSITGSK